A genomic stretch from Methylorubrum extorquens includes:
- the rfbC gene encoding dTDP-4-dehydrorhamnose 3,5-epimerase (Evidence 2a : Function from experimental evidences in other organisms; PubMedId : 1710759; Product type e : enzyme), translating into MQVIDTEIPAVKRVIPKRHGDDRGWFSEIYRADILSEHGIANAFVQDNQSFSAPAGTIRGLHFQVAPNAQAKLIRVLAGAILDVAVDLRSDSPTYGRHVAVRLDATGGEQLFVPAGFAHGFCTLEPDTMVAYKVDAYYSPADDRNLRWNDPAIGIEWPVAEADAILSGKDKAAPLLADLGRVF; encoded by the coding sequence ATGCAGGTCATCGATACTGAGATTCCGGCGGTCAAACGGGTGATCCCGAAGCGCCACGGCGACGACCGCGGCTGGTTCTCCGAGATCTACCGGGCCGATATCCTGTCCGAGCACGGGATCGCCAACGCCTTCGTGCAGGACAACCAGTCCTTCTCCGCGCCCGCCGGCACGATCCGGGGCCTGCACTTCCAAGTCGCACCCAACGCCCAGGCCAAGCTGATCCGGGTGCTCGCCGGCGCGATCCTCGATGTCGCCGTTGACCTGCGCTCCGACTCTCCGACCTACGGCCGCCACGTCGCGGTGCGGCTCGATGCGACCGGCGGCGAACAGCTCTTCGTGCCCGCCGGCTTTGCCCATGGCTTCTGCACCCTGGAGCCGGACACCATGGTCGCCTACAAGGTGGACGCCTATTACAGCCCAGCCGACGACAGGAACCTGCGCTGGAACGATCCGGCGATCGGCATTGAATGGCCGGTGGCCGAAGCGGATGCGATCCTCTCGGGCAAGGACAAGGCGGCGCCGCTTCTGGCCGATCTCGGGCGGGTGTTCTGA
- a CDS encoding conserved protein of unknown function; putative exported protein (Evidence 4 : Unknown function but conserved in other organisms), whose translation MTTPRANRSRHRPRHIFAAALLLAVSGTGAFAQKASDLSGLWQTETAGSTVRIARCGGGYCGVIAATAGAGLDAQNPDPALRSRKLVGVQIMQAGTPSGNGFEGSLYNPNDGKTYSGSVTPKGPDTIEVAGCVLSVLCKRQTWRRIR comes from the coding sequence ATGACGACGCCGCGCGCCAACCGTTCACGCCATCGCCCGAGGCACATCTTCGCCGCGGCGCTGCTGCTCGCCGTGTCCGGCACAGGCGCCTTCGCGCAAAAGGCCTCGGACCTCTCCGGCCTGTGGCAGACGGAGACGGCGGGCTCGACCGTGCGCATCGCCCGTTGCGGCGGCGGCTATTGCGGTGTGATCGCCGCGACCGCCGGCGCCGGCCTCGACGCTCAGAACCCCGATCCGGCGCTGCGTTCGCGCAAGCTCGTCGGCGTGCAGATCATGCAGGCCGGCACCCCGAGCGGCAACGGCTTCGAGGGCAGCCTCTACAATCCGAACGACGGCAAGACCTATTCGGGCAGCGTCACGCCGAAGGGACCCGACACCATCGAAGTGGCGGGCTGCGTGCTCAGCGTTCTGTGCAAGCGCCAGACCTGGCGGCGGATTCGGTAG
- a CDS encoding conserved exported protein of unknown function (Evidence 4 : Unknown function but conserved in other organisms) encodes MRAVMRALPFVGLAFVLLGPAAEARPARQHVAGSEHAVLAPLEEAATACFAETVVSNPKAMRLARDGRWYEAAGVTGFLCRPEVDRMAVAHDRIYGPGTGARYFKGAYARHLDKQLAARLQPLLETKAMASAEPPAEKAALIDSAMESAPGSADH; translated from the coding sequence ATGAGAGCCGTGATGAGAGCCTTGCCGTTCGTCGGTCTTGCCTTCGTCCTGCTCGGCCCCGCGGCCGAGGCGCGTCCGGCCCGGCAGCACGTGGCCGGCTCCGAGCACGCGGTGCTGGCGCCGCTCGAGGAAGCGGCAACGGCGTGCTTTGCCGAAACCGTGGTCTCCAACCCGAAGGCGATGCGGCTCGCGCGGGACGGGCGCTGGTACGAGGCGGCCGGAGTGACCGGCTTCCTGTGTCGCCCTGAGGTCGATCGCATGGCGGTCGCCCACGACCGGATCTACGGCCCCGGCACCGGCGCCCGCTACTTCAAGGGGGCCTACGCCCGCCACCTCGACAAGCAGCTCGCCGCCCGCCTGCAGCCTCTTCTGGAGACGAAGGCCATGGCGAGCGCCGAGCCGCCGGCCGAGAAGGCCGCGCTCATCGACAGCGCGATGGAATCCGCGCCCGGAAGCGCGGATCACTGA
- a CDS encoding protein of unknown function; putative exported protein (Evidence 5 : Unknown function), with protein MRLPILAVATFAIAVGSAGTSEAAKRKVQVPHRYDGRWSIEVVTLDGPCDRAYRYGIQIQRGEAVYSGGEVGISGRVAANGTVRGTISRGSDAAQVFGRLSANGTGAGRWSTLGDGPISCNGSWNAMRRG; from the coding sequence ATGCGCCTTCCGATCCTTGCCGTCGCCACCTTCGCCATCGCCGTCGGCAGCGCCGGGACATCGGAGGCAGCCAAGCGCAAGGTTCAGGTGCCGCACCGCTACGACGGCCGCTGGAGCATCGAGGTCGTGACCCTCGACGGCCCCTGCGACCGGGCTTATCGCTACGGGATTCAGATCCAGCGCGGCGAGGCCGTCTACAGCGGCGGAGAGGTCGGGATCAGCGGGCGCGTCGCGGCAAATGGGACGGTCCGCGGCACCATCTCCCGCGGCAGCGATGCCGCCCAAGTGTTTGGGCGGTTGTCCGCCAACGGGACCGGCGCCGGCCGCTGGTCGACCCTTGGCGACGGCCCGATCAGTTGCAACGGCAGCTGGAACGCGATGCGGCGCGGCTGA
- the mcmB gene encoding methylmalonyl-CoA beta subunit (Evidence 2a : Function from experimental evidences in other organisms; PubMedId : 14734568; Product type e : enzyme), giving the protein MRGLAAKSPLFEEAVGKRRIVKVSPKMEDRPLAELFEPATRERWRQAVEAALKGADFEKRLVSKTADGLRIEPFYEPAAAVAQPVRAPGPWRLAQRIDHPDAEKAGAQALADLEGGADALVLVHRDARAARGFGLELPSVDALDAALTGVMLPLIALRLDAGPAGFETAALLKQLIDRRGDDPSALDLDLGLDPIGTRAATGRLDQGWEARLSETVTAFAGYHGRAALADARPYHEAGASEVQELAAVLATAVAYLRALEAGGHDLALARDQIAVLLVADADEFLTIAKFRAIRRLWARVEQACGLEPKPLRVLAETAWRMMSRRDPFVNILRTTMASASAGLGGADSVTALPYTLALGLPDPFARRVVRNSQIVLIEESNLAKVSDPAAGAGGFEALTAELTEKAWAAFQEIEREGGIAASLESGAFAGRIAAVAQARARAVATRKEPLTGASEFPFLAEQPVTVLDVAPNPAASSEGALPSQRLAEPYEVLRDASDAVRERTGKRPAVFLANLGPVAVHNARSTFAANAFAAGGIEAIGNDGFSDRQALADAFKASGARIACLCSSDTVYQTEAVPAAEALKAAGAGTIYLAGKPAEAEALRQAGVGGFLFAGCDLLALLREAAERGTG; this is encoded by the coding sequence GTGCGAGGGCTTGCGGCCAAGTCGCCGCTCTTTGAAGAAGCGGTCGGGAAACGCCGAATCGTCAAGGTCTCGCCCAAGATGGAAGATCGTCCGCTCGCCGAGTTGTTCGAGCCCGCCACCCGCGAGCGCTGGCGCCAAGCCGTCGAAGCCGCGCTGAAGGGGGCGGACTTCGAGAAGCGTCTCGTGTCGAAGACCGCCGACGGCCTGCGCATCGAGCCCTTCTACGAGCCGGCCGCTGCGGTGGCCCAGCCGGTGCGGGCGCCCGGCCCGTGGCGTCTGGCGCAGCGCATCGACCATCCCGATGCCGAGAAGGCCGGAGCACAGGCGCTGGCCGACCTCGAAGGCGGTGCCGATGCGCTGGTCCTCGTCCATCGCGACGCCCGTGCCGCCCGCGGCTTCGGCCTCGAACTTCCGTCCGTCGATGCGCTGGATGCGGCGCTGACGGGCGTGATGCTGCCGCTCATCGCCCTGCGGCTCGATGCCGGCCCGGCCGGATTCGAGACGGCGGCGCTTCTCAAGCAACTGATCGATCGTCGCGGCGACGACCCGTCCGCGCTCGACCTCGATCTCGGTCTCGACCCGATCGGCACCCGCGCCGCCACCGGCCGGCTCGACCAGGGGTGGGAGGCACGCCTCTCCGAGACCGTCACCGCCTTCGCCGGATACCATGGGCGCGCGGCCTTGGCCGATGCCCGGCCCTATCACGAGGCGGGGGCGAGCGAGGTGCAGGAACTGGCTGCCGTGCTCGCGACGGCGGTCGCCTATCTGCGGGCGCTGGAGGCCGGCGGCCACGATCTCGCGCTCGCGCGCGACCAGATCGCGGTCCTGCTGGTGGCGGATGCCGACGAATTCCTGACCATCGCCAAGTTCCGCGCGATCCGGCGGCTCTGGGCTCGGGTCGAGCAGGCCTGCGGCCTCGAGCCGAAGCCGCTGCGGGTCCTGGCCGAGACTGCGTGGCGGATGATGAGCCGCCGCGATCCTTTCGTGAACATCCTGCGCACCACCATGGCCTCGGCCTCCGCCGGCCTTGGCGGGGCGGATTCGGTGACCGCGCTGCCCTACACCCTGGCGCTTGGTCTGCCCGACCCCTTTGCCCGGAGGGTGGTGCGCAACAGCCAGATCGTTTTGATCGAGGAATCGAACCTCGCCAAGGTCTCCGATCCGGCGGCCGGCGCGGGCGGCTTCGAGGCGCTGACCGCCGAACTGACCGAGAAGGCCTGGGCGGCCTTCCAGGAGATCGAGCGGGAGGGCGGGATCGCCGCGAGCCTGGAGTCCGGCGCCTTCGCGGGTCGGATCGCGGCGGTGGCGCAGGCCCGGGCACGGGCGGTCGCGACCCGCAAGGAGCCGCTGACCGGCGCCAGCGAGTTCCCCTTCCTCGCCGAGCAGCCGGTGACGGTGCTCGACGTGGCGCCGAACCCCGCCGCTTCCTCGGAGGGGGCCTTGCCGTCGCAACGCCTCGCCGAACCCTACGAGGTCCTGCGCGACGCCTCCGACGCCGTCCGCGAGCGGACGGGCAAGCGCCCGGCGGTCTTCCTGGCCAATCTCGGTCCCGTGGCGGTCCACAATGCCCGCTCGACTTTCGCCGCCAACGCCTTCGCCGCGGGTGGCATCGAGGCCATCGGCAATGACGGCTTCTCCGATAGGCAGGCCCTGGCCGATGCCTTCAAGGCGTCGGGCGCGCGGATCGCCTGCCTGTGCTCGTCCGACACCGTCTACCAGACCGAGGCCGTGCCCGCGGCCGAGGCGCTGAAGGCGGCCGGCGCCGGCACCATCTACCTCGCCGGCAAACCCGCCGAGGCCGAGGCTCTGCGCCAAGCGGGCGTCGGAGGCTTCCTGTTCGCCGGTTGCGACCTGTTGGCGCTCCTGCGGGAGGCGGCCGAGCGCGGGACGGGCTGA
- the bacA gene encoding Undecaprenyl-diphosphatase (Undecaprenyl pyrophosphate phosphatase) (Bacitracin resistance protein) (Evidence 2b : Function from indirect experimental evidences (e.g. phenotypes); PubMedId : 11743193, 11743194; Product type e : enzyme): protein MDLVLIAKALVLAVVEGATEFIPVSSTGHQLLIGHFIGFHSPNNTFEVLIQLGAILAILFVYFGRLWSIATALPNDPRARRFVLAILIAFLPAAIVGGLFSKYIKLYLFNPWIVCATLVAGGIVLLIIDDTVGEPKAAPNDGTHDGPTEHPRKTDVFEFSLPMALKIGLFQCVAMIPGVSRSGATIVGAMLMGASKRSATEFSFYLAMPTMAGAFAKDLLDNYKNLSSNDALLIVIGFVAAFISALIVVRTVLDYVSRHGFWLFAWWRIIVGSLGFAGLILFS, encoded by the coding sequence ATGGATCTCGTCCTGATCGCGAAGGCGCTCGTGCTCGCCGTGGTGGAAGGCGCCACCGAGTTCATCCCGGTCTCCTCGACCGGGCATCAGCTCCTCATCGGCCACTTCATCGGCTTCCACTCGCCCAACAACACCTTCGAGGTGCTGATCCAATTGGGCGCGATCCTGGCGATCCTGTTCGTCTATTTCGGCCGGCTGTGGAGCATCGCCACCGCGCTGCCGAACGATCCGCGGGCGCGCCGCTTCGTGCTCGCGATCCTCATCGCCTTCCTGCCCGCGGCGATCGTCGGCGGGCTCTTCTCCAAGTACATCAAGCTCTATCTGTTCAACCCGTGGATCGTCTGCGCCACGCTGGTGGCCGGCGGCATCGTGCTCCTCATCATCGACGACACGGTCGGCGAGCCGAAGGCGGCTCCGAATGATGGAACGCACGACGGTCCGACCGAGCATCCCCGCAAGACCGACGTGTTCGAGTTCAGCCTGCCGATGGCGCTCAAGATCGGCCTGTTCCAATGCGTGGCGATGATCCCCGGCGTGTCGCGCTCCGGCGCCACCATCGTCGGCGCAATGCTGATGGGGGCGAGCAAGCGCTCGGCCACCGAGTTCTCGTTCTACCTCGCCATGCCGACCATGGCCGGCGCCTTCGCCAAGGACCTGCTCGACAACTACAAGAACCTCTCCTCCAACGACGCGCTGCTGATCGTCATCGGCTTCGTCGCCGCCTTCATCTCGGCCTTGATCGTGGTGCGCACGGTGCTCGACTACGTCTCCCGCCACGGCTTCTGGCTGTTCGCGTGGTGGCGCATCATCGTCGGCTCGCTCGGCTTCGCGGGACTGATTCTTTTTAGCTGA
- a CDS encoding protein of unknown function (Evidence 5 : Unknown function) — translation MATLYHSPFCPNSRFIRLVLAEMGMEPTLVEERAWERRRDFLIVNPAGTTPVLVEQTGLAIPGAGVIAEYLDETRGARPRRTAASARHHPGAGGGAAPARLVPRQVQQRGDRVSRHREDR, via the coding sequence ATGGCGACGCTCTATCACTCCCCGTTCTGCCCGAACTCGCGCTTCATCCGCCTCGTCCTGGCCGAGATGGGGATGGAGCCGACTCTCGTCGAGGAACGGGCCTGGGAGCGCCGCCGCGACTTCCTCATCGTCAACCCGGCGGGCACCACGCCGGTGCTGGTGGAGCAGACCGGGCTCGCCATTCCCGGCGCGGGCGTGATCGCGGAATATCTCGACGAAACGCGGGGGGCTCGGCCTCGCCGGACGGCGGCTTCTGCCCGACACCACCCAGGCGCGGGTGGAGGTGCGGCGCCTGCTCGACTGGTTCCTCGTCAAGTTCAACAGCGAGGTGACCGAGTATCTCGTCACCGAGAAGATCGATAA
- a CDS encoding putative glutathione S-transferase (fragment) (Evidence 3 : Putative function from multiple computational evidences) translates to MEVRRLLDWFLVKFNSEVTEYLVTEKIDKRFMPSAAGGGPPDMNAIRAARTNVRYHLQYVGYLIGQRRWLAGNDLTYADLAAAAHLSCVDYLGDVPWDEDEMAKDWYARVKSRPSFRALLADRAPGMPAAAHYADLDF, encoded by the coding sequence GTGGAGGTGCGGCGCCTGCTCGACTGGTTCCTCGTCAAGTTCAACAGCGAGGTGACCGAGTATCTCGTCACCGAGAAGATCGATAAGCGCTTCATGCCCTCCGCCGCCGGAGGCGGCCCGCCGGACATGAACGCCATTCGTGCGGCGCGCACCAACGTGCGCTATCACCTCCAATATGTCGGCTACCTGATCGGGCAGCGCCGCTGGCTCGCGGGCAACGACCTGACCTATGCCGACCTCGCGGCGGCGGCCCACCTTTCCTGCGTGGACTATCTCGGCGACGTGCCATGGGACGAGGACGAGATGGCGAAGGACTGGTACGCGCGGGTGAAATCCCGCCCGTCCTTCCGCGCGCTGCTGGCCGACCGGGCACCGGGGATGCCGGCGGCCGCTCACTACGCGGATCTGGATTTCTGA
- the queG gene encoding Epoxyqueuosine reductase, with protein sequence MPAWLAAGHHGTMDWMEERADQRAAPSALWAETRSIVMLGMNAGPERDPLELIQLKDRAAIAAYAQRRDYHDVIKGKLKELGGFLSARSGQPVKVFVDTAPVMEKPLAQAAGLGWQGKHTVLISREHGNWLMLGAIFSRAELEPDTPETDHCGSCRRCLDICPTDAFPAPYQLDARRCIAYLTIEHQGPIPAEFREKIGNRVFGCDDCLAVCPWNKFAGAARESRMAARDDLAAPPLAELARLDDAGFRTRFAGTPIKRTGRDRFLRNVLIAIGNSGDAALAAEAVACLAEPDPVVRGAAVWACGRLLPQERLHELFDAHGHGGNGGACEGGMA encoded by the coding sequence TTGCCGGCATGGCTCGCCGCGGGCCATCACGGCACGATGGACTGGATGGAGGAGCGGGCCGACCAGCGCGCCGCGCCCTCCGCCCTGTGGGCCGAGACGCGCAGCATCGTCATGCTCGGCATGAATGCGGGCCCTGAGCGCGATCCCCTCGAACTCATCCAGCTGAAGGATCGCGCCGCCATCGCCGCCTATGCGCAACGGCGCGACTATCACGATGTCATCAAGGGCAAGCTGAAGGAACTCGGCGGCTTCCTCTCCGCCCGCTCCGGCCAGCCGGTGAAGGTCTTCGTCGATACCGCGCCCGTCATGGAGAAGCCGCTGGCCCAGGCCGCCGGGCTCGGCTGGCAGGGCAAGCACACGGTGCTGATCTCGCGCGAGCACGGCAACTGGCTGATGCTCGGCGCGATCTTTTCCCGCGCCGAGCTCGAACCCGACACCCCCGAGACCGACCATTGCGGCTCCTGCCGCCGCTGCCTCGACATCTGCCCGACGGACGCCTTCCCGGCCCCTTACCAACTCGATGCGCGCCGCTGCATCGCCTACCTCACCATCGAGCATCAGGGCCCGATCCCCGCCGAATTCCGCGAAAAGATCGGCAACCGGGTGTTCGGCTGCGACGACTGCCTCGCGGTCTGTCCCTGGAACAAGTTCGCGGGTGCGGCGCGGGAGAGCCGCATGGCCGCCCGCGACGATCTCGCCGCGCCGCCGCTCGCCGAACTCGCTCGCCTCGACGATGCGGGATTTCGCACCCGCTTTGCCGGCACGCCGATCAAGCGCACCGGCCGCGACCGCTTCCTGCGCAACGTGCTGATTGCCATCGGCAATTCCGGTGATGCCGCCCTCGCCGCGGAGGCGGTGGCCTGTCTCGCCGAGCCCGATCCGGTGGTGCGCGGTGCCGCCGTCTGGGCCTGCGGCCGGTTGCTGCCCCAAGAGCGGCTGCACGAACTCTTCGATGCCCATGGACACGGGGGAAACGGAGGCGCATGTGAGGGAGGAATGGCGTGA
- a CDS encoding protein of unknown function (Evidence 5 : Unknown function) produces MPSAIPVMPPSPRRRWPVSPSPIRWCAVPPSGPAAGCCPKSGCTNSSMPMDTGETEAHVREEWREAAALPMEADGLRET; encoded by the coding sequence TTGCCATCGGCAATTCCGGTGATGCCGCCCTCGCCGCGGAGGCGGTGGCCTGTCTCGCCGAGCCCGATCCGGTGGTGCGCGGTGCCGCCGTCTGGGCCTGCGGCCGGTTGCTGCCCCAAGAGCGGCTGCACGAACTCTTCGATGCCCATGGACACGGGGGAAACGGAGGCGCATGTGAGGGAGGAATGGCGTGAGGCCGCCGCCCTCCCTATGGAAGCGGACGGCCTACGGGAGACCTGA